GGTGCTCCAGGCCGAGACCGAGACGATCACCCGCTACGTCGCGCGGCGGCGGCAGGCCGAGGCGTTCGGGGACTACGGGCTCGCGGCCGAGCTCGACACGATCCTCAGCGACGAGACGCGGCACAAGGAGGAGACCGACAAACTCCTCCGTGGCCTCGGAGCCTGAGGCGCTCCTTACCTCTGCGTTCCCACCCGACCCGAAACCGCCATGATCGCCGACCCGATTCGACCTCATGAGCCCCGCCCGACGAGGCGACCAGCGACAGCGGCTCCGCCTCC
Above is a window of Rhodothermales bacterium DNA encoding:
- a CDS encoding ferritin-like domain-containing protein, giving the protein VLQAETETITRYVARRRQAEAFGDYGLAAELDTILSDETRHKEETDKLLRGLGA